A window of the Lolium perenne isolate Kyuss_39 chromosome 7, Kyuss_2.0, whole genome shotgun sequence genome harbors these coding sequences:
- the LOC127311359 gene encoding cysteine-rich receptor-like protein kinase 43 isoform X2 produces the protein MRSRIRSTVMSLDSLEELTNGFSKELGRGSFGVVYEGEYPDGRKIAVKMLHAAYGIRAEKFQDELKIMTKLRHKNIVRLVGYCHHTQQVPIMHEGKLVVANKISMALCLEHMHNGSLHELISGGRHKYDWQTCYGIITGICKGLNYLHNELKPPIFHLDLKPANVLLDDKMIPRIADFGISRILGEDEHTRVTKSVLGTLGYSPPEFMDHRIISNKFDIFSLGVVIIKMMAGPDGHSESTEMSSDEFTKLEYWTSGIIEPLHQRKAHSEQVKACIEFGLRCVKKDRRARPTILDIVGILEETETNRTDAARKEWSSISKTMQLQDRPQENDLSQTVEGKRSVSHASESSSPRKLARKIDSKMV, from the exons GGAGAGTATCCAGATGGGAGAAAAATTGCTGTGAAGATGCTCCATGCGGCGTATGGAATTAGGGCTGAGAAATTTCAGGACGAGCTTAAAATTATGACAAAGCTCCGACACAAAAATATCGTACGTTTAGTTGGCTATTGCCATCATACCCAGCAAGTACCAATAATGCACGAGGGAAAATTGGTTGTTGCTAATAAGATAAGTATGGCGCTCTGCTTGGAGCATATGCATAATGGAAGCCTCCACGAGCTTATTTCTG GCGGGCGTCATAAATACGACTGGCAGACATGCTATGGAATAATTACTGGGATTTGTAAGGGTTTGAATTACCTCCACAATGAATTGAAACCTCCAATTTTCCATTTGGATTTAAAGCCAGCCAATGTATTGCTGGATGATAAGATGATTCCGAGAATTGCAGATTTTGGGATATCAAGGATCCTCGGAGAAGATGAACATACACGAGTTACCAAAAGTGTACTAGGAACACT TGGGTACTCACCACCGGAATTCATGGACCACAGAATAATATCAAATAAGTTCGACATATTCAGCTTAGGTGTTGTGATCATAAAGATGATGGCAGGACCAGATGGTCACTCGGAAAGCACTGAAATGTCTTCCGATGAATTCACTAAACTT GAATACTGGACGAGTGGGATAATTGAACCATTGCATCAAAGGAAGGCACATTCTGAACAAGTAAAGGCATGCATTGAATTTGGTTTAAGATGTGTGAAGAAGGATCGACGCGCAAGGCCAACTATACTGGATATTGTCGGTATACTGGAAGAAACCGAAACTAACCGTACTGATGCGGCAAGGAAAGAATGGTCGTCGATTTCTAAG ACCATGCAGCTACAAGATAGACCACAAGAAAATGATCTCTCGCAAACCGTAGAGGGCAAAAGGTCAGTATCTCATGCAAGTGAAAGCTCAAGTCCAAGAAAGCTTGCAAGGAAAATCGATTCAAAA ATGGTATGA
- the LOC127311359 gene encoding cysteine-rich receptor-like protein kinase 44 isoform X1 gives MRSRIRSTVMSLDSLEELTNGFSKELGRGSFGVVYEGEYPDGRKIAVKMLHAAYGIRAEKFQDELKIMTKLRHKNIVRLVGYCHHTQQVPIMHEGKLVVANKISMALCLEHMHNGSLHELISGGRHKYDWQTCYGIITGICKGLNYLHNELKPPIFHLDLKPANVLLDDKMIPRIADFGISRILGEDEHTRVTKSVLGTLGYSPPEFMDHRIISNKFDIFSLGVVIIKMMAGPDGHSESTEMSSDEFTKLVQEYWTSGIIEPLHQRKAHSEQVKACIEFGLRCVKKDRRARPTILDIVGILEETETNRTDAARKEWSSISKTMQLQDRPQENDLSQTVEGKRSVSHASESSSPRKLARKIDSKMV, from the exons GGAGAGTATCCAGATGGGAGAAAAATTGCTGTGAAGATGCTCCATGCGGCGTATGGAATTAGGGCTGAGAAATTTCAGGACGAGCTTAAAATTATGACAAAGCTCCGACACAAAAATATCGTACGTTTAGTTGGCTATTGCCATCATACCCAGCAAGTACCAATAATGCACGAGGGAAAATTGGTTGTTGCTAATAAGATAAGTATGGCGCTCTGCTTGGAGCATATGCATAATGGAAGCCTCCACGAGCTTATTTCTG GCGGGCGTCATAAATACGACTGGCAGACATGCTATGGAATAATTACTGGGATTTGTAAGGGTTTGAATTACCTCCACAATGAATTGAAACCTCCAATTTTCCATTTGGATTTAAAGCCAGCCAATGTATTGCTGGATGATAAGATGATTCCGAGAATTGCAGATTTTGGGATATCAAGGATCCTCGGAGAAGATGAACATACACGAGTTACCAAAAGTGTACTAGGAACACT TGGGTACTCACCACCGGAATTCATGGACCACAGAATAATATCAAATAAGTTCGACATATTCAGCTTAGGTGTTGTGATCATAAAGATGATGGCAGGACCAGATGGTCACTCGGAAAGCACTGAAATGTCTTCCGATGAATTCACTAAACTT GTGCAGGAATACTGGACGAGTGGGATAATTGAACCATTGCATCAAAGGAAGGCACATTCTGAACAAGTAAAGGCATGCATTGAATTTGGTTTAAGATGTGTGAAGAAGGATCGACGCGCAAGGCCAACTATACTGGATATTGTCGGTATACTGGAAGAAACCGAAACTAACCGTACTGATGCGGCAAGGAAAGAATGGTCGTCGATTTCTAAG ACCATGCAGCTACAAGATAGACCACAAGAAAATGATCTCTCGCAAACCGTAGAGGGCAAAAGGTCAGTATCTCATGCAAGTGAAAGCTCAAGTCCAAGAAAGCTTGCAAGGAAAATCGATTCAAAA ATGGTATGA